From Actinopolymorpha cephalotaxi, one genomic window encodes:
- a CDS encoding carbohydrate ABC transporter permease: MISKREATLNYLILGVFAIIALFPLLGVLTSALTDPSESSASLTFPSSPHFENFLTAWNEGHFGTYMRSSVLVTVSVVVISSLLAVLAGYAFATMRFRGQSVLFYILLLGLMVPSEALIIPLYYDLRGVGLTDTYWALIFPQVAQSLAFCTFWMRSFFRGIPTSLIEAAKLDGATRWSVLWKILVPISRPALLTMAMLVFMWTWNEFLMPLVMITSENLRTAPLGLAFFQGQHTSQFSLLAAGATIVAAPVVIVYLFLQRHFIAGMLAGAVK, translated from the coding sequence GTGATCTCCAAGCGGGAAGCCACACTGAACTACCTGATTCTCGGGGTCTTCGCGATCATCGCGTTGTTTCCGCTGCTCGGCGTGCTCACCTCGGCGCTGACCGACCCGTCGGAGTCGTCGGCGTCACTGACGTTCCCGAGCTCGCCGCACTTCGAGAACTTCCTGACCGCATGGAACGAAGGGCACTTCGGCACCTACATGCGTTCCAGCGTGCTCGTAACGGTGAGCGTGGTGGTGATCTCCTCGCTCCTCGCCGTACTGGCGGGATACGCCTTCGCCACCATGCGTTTCCGCGGCCAGTCGGTGTTGTTCTACATCCTGCTGCTGGGACTGATGGTGCCGAGCGAGGCACTGATCATCCCGCTGTACTACGACCTGCGCGGCGTCGGGCTCACCGACACCTACTGGGCGCTCATCTTTCCCCAGGTCGCCCAGTCGCTGGCGTTCTGCACGTTCTGGATGCGGTCGTTCTTCCGCGGGATTCCGACCAGCCTGATCGAGGCGGCCAAGCTGGACGGCGCGACCCGGTGGTCGGTGCTGTGGAAGATCCTGGTGCCGATCAGCCGGCCCGCCCTGCTGACGATGGCGATGCTGGTGTTCATGTGGACCTGGAACGAGTTCCTCATGCCGCTGGTGATGATCACCAGTGAGAACCTCCGCACCGCACCGCTCGGGCTGGCGTTCTTCCAGGGCCAGCACACCTCGCAGTTCTCCCTGCTGGCTGCCGGCGCGACGATCGTCGCCGCACCGGTCGTGATCGTCTACCTGTTCCTGCAACGGCACTTCATCGCCGGGATGCTGGCCGGGGCGGTCAAGTAG
- a CDS encoding carbohydrate ABC transporter permease, with product MTTTTAVGAPKDAPTAKKKKSRDRSERAAYLYLIPAYVVFGFFLLYPLLHGVWISLYDWDGLTPATWVGIGNYTSAISDPMLLKAFSHSAVLIVFYAVIPILLALLLTGVMTHATKLKRLSFFRVVIFLPQVVASVVVATTWTAIYAPDGVLNKALSLVGLEAVTRPWLGDFAWALPAVGLIGTWVEIGLCLVLFLAGVSQIEPELYEAARLDGASAIREFFAVTLPGLRPQIAVAMTLTVVAGLKSFDLIFVATRGGPGTSTTVPGFEVYHRAFDLNQVGSACAVGILLTVVILIVTTLIQRIDPGERA from the coding sequence ATGACGACGACGACGGCGGTGGGCGCGCCCAAGGACGCGCCCACCGCCAAGAAGAAGAAGTCCAGGGACCGCTCGGAGCGGGCCGCCTACCTCTACCTCATTCCGGCGTACGTGGTGTTCGGGTTCTTCCTGCTCTACCCACTGCTGCACGGTGTGTGGATCTCGTTGTACGACTGGGACGGCCTGACGCCGGCCACCTGGGTGGGCATCGGCAACTACACCAGCGCCATCAGCGATCCCATGCTGCTCAAGGCGTTCTCGCACTCCGCGGTGCTGATCGTCTTCTACGCCGTCATCCCGATCCTGCTGGCCCTGCTGCTGACCGGGGTGATGACGCACGCGACGAAGCTGAAGCGGCTGTCGTTCTTCCGGGTCGTCATCTTCCTTCCCCAGGTGGTCGCCTCGGTCGTGGTGGCCACCACCTGGACCGCGATCTACGCCCCCGACGGCGTGCTGAACAAGGCGTTGTCGCTGGTCGGCCTGGAGGCGGTGACCCGGCCCTGGCTGGGCGACTTCGCCTGGGCGCTGCCCGCGGTCGGGCTGATCGGCACCTGGGTCGAGATCGGCCTGTGCCTGGTGCTGTTCCTGGCCGGGGTGTCCCAGATCGAACCGGAGCTGTACGAGGCCGCCCGCCTGGACGGCGCCAGTGCGATCCGGGAGTTCTTCGCGGTCACCCTGCCCGGCCTGCGCCCGCAGATCGCGGTGGCGATGACGCTCACCGTGGTCGCCGGCCTGAAGAGCTTCGACCTCATCTTCGTCGCCACCCGCGGCGGGCCCGGCACCTCGACGACGGTGCCCGGCTTCGAGGTCTACCACCGCGCCTTCGACCTCAACCAGGTCGGTTCGGCGTGTGCCGTCGGCATCCTGCTGACGGTCGTCATCCTGATCGTCACCACCCTGATCCAGCGGATCGACCCCGGGGAGCGCGCGTGA
- a CDS encoding extracellular solute-binding protein — MSSSRNRILARVGVGLAAVPILLAAACAPGGSTSDSSGPSVKPSSKIATDPAKAGKVSLTVWDINTSGGANDAMVKLNQEFEKKYPNVKINRVSRTLNDTKTTLKLALSGDNPPDVVQANQGYPDMGAFVKAGLLTPLDQYNKVYKWDQKFPKQLLDLNKFSTNGKDWQTGSLYGVSQTGEIVGIYYNKKLMKQAGIAAPKTWADFEAALPKAKAKGLLPIQFGTSDKSPAIHLFGVVQANTAGKQAVRNLVTSKSGEWSDAGTTKAAETVQSWAKKGYLSPGFNGLSGDAASANFAKGQGVFRIDGTWRLAELEKAMGSDVGFMSPPPAKAGAPNVTQGGEGLAWAVTSKSKHPDVAAAYLNFITNAQADDVLAETGNLPAVAPPNYQPKAGTLTADIFSAWKKISENDGLVPYLDYTTPTFYDTLTSNLQQLLGGKQNVKQFTGNLDQDYDGFKSK; from the coding sequence ATGAGCAGTTCTCGTAACAGGATCCTCGCCCGCGTGGGCGTCGGTCTGGCGGCGGTGCCGATCCTCCTCGCCGCCGCCTGCGCCCCCGGCGGCAGTACCAGCGACTCCAGCGGGCCGTCGGTCAAGCCCAGCTCCAAGATCGCCACCGACCCCGCCAAGGCGGGCAAGGTCAGCTTGACGGTGTGGGACATCAACACCTCCGGCGGCGCCAACGACGCGATGGTCAAGCTCAACCAGGAGTTCGAGAAGAAGTACCCCAACGTCAAGATCAACCGGGTGTCGCGCACGCTGAACGACACCAAGACGACGTTGAAGCTCGCGCTGTCCGGTGACAACCCGCCCGACGTCGTACAGGCGAACCAGGGCTACCCGGACATGGGAGCCTTCGTCAAGGCCGGCTTGCTCACCCCGCTCGACCAGTACAACAAGGTCTACAAGTGGGACCAGAAGTTCCCCAAGCAGCTGCTGGACCTGAACAAGTTCTCCACCAACGGCAAGGACTGGCAGACCGGCAGCCTCTACGGCGTCTCCCAGACCGGTGAGATCGTCGGCATCTACTACAACAAGAAGCTGATGAAGCAGGCCGGCATCGCCGCGCCGAAGACCTGGGCGGACTTCGAGGCCGCACTGCCGAAGGCGAAGGCCAAGGGCCTGCTGCCGATCCAGTTCGGCACCTCCGACAAGTCGCCGGCGATCCACCTGTTCGGTGTCGTACAGGCCAACACCGCCGGCAAGCAGGCGGTGCGAAACCTGGTGACCTCCAAGAGCGGTGAGTGGTCCGACGCCGGCACCACCAAGGCCGCGGAGACCGTGCAGAGCTGGGCGAAGAAGGGCTACCTGTCCCCCGGCTTCAACGGCCTGAGCGGCGACGCCGCCTCGGCCAACTTCGCCAAGGGCCAGGGTGTCTTCCGCATCGACGGCACCTGGCGCCTCGCCGAGCTGGAGAAGGCGATGGGATCCGACGTCGGCTTCATGAGCCCGCCCCCGGCCAAGGCCGGCGCGCCCAACGTCACCCAGGGCGGTGAGGGCCTCGCGTGGGCCGTCACCTCCAAGAGCAAGCACCCCGACGTGGCCGCGGCGTACCTCAACTTCATCACCAACGCCCAGGCCGACGACGTGCTCGCCGAGACCGGCAACCTGCCGGCCGTCGCGCCGCCGAACTACCAGCCCAAGGCCGGCACCCTCACCGCCGACATCTTCTCGGCGTGGAAGAAGATCAGCGAGAACGACGGCCTGGTTCCCTACCTCGACTACACCACGCCGACGTTCTACGACACGCTGACCTCCAACCTGCAGCAGCTGCTGGGCGGCAAGCAGAACGTCAAGCAGTTCACCGGCAACCTCGACCAGGACTACGACGGGTTCAAGTCGAAGTAG
- a CDS encoding carbohydrate kinase family protein gives MTNGEAFPGQSPGDPRGRSADRPEGAPPVERPEVDLFCVGTLFFDLVLAGMDAMPDAGAEVWAKERAVSPGGVANRAVAAARLGLRTGLAGEVGTDLFGDHLWQTLHGVGNLDLRWTSRSPDVQTTLTVSVALDGDRRFLSHGEPTWPGETMLTPERLPRARAAQVGLEAGIPDWARHLRAEGTLLFGGVGWDPSGQWSAEVLDSLAQFDAFVCNTTEAMAYTRTDTPTGALRQLAERVPLAVVTDGHRGALAVDGTSGEFVNAAPVTSRAVDPTGAGDTFFAGFAFATLAGWPLRQRLLFANLCASQSVRGLGGAVSAPTWDDLGAWFDATDRPTQGAAFGFLGPELARRRSTSS, from the coding sequence GTGACGAACGGCGAGGCTTTCCCGGGGCAGTCCCCGGGCGACCCCCGGGGACGGTCCGCGGACCGGCCCGAGGGCGCGCCGCCGGTCGAACGCCCCGAGGTCGACCTCTTCTGTGTCGGCACGCTGTTCTTCGACCTCGTGCTCGCGGGGATGGACGCCATGCCCGACGCCGGCGCGGAGGTCTGGGCCAAGGAGCGTGCCGTCTCCCCCGGCGGCGTGGCCAACCGCGCGGTGGCCGCCGCCCGCCTCGGGCTGCGGACCGGCCTGGCCGGCGAGGTCGGCACCGACCTGTTCGGTGACCATCTGTGGCAGACGCTTCACGGGGTCGGCAACCTCGACCTGCGCTGGACCTCCCGCTCCCCCGACGTGCAGACGACGCTCACCGTCTCCGTCGCACTCGACGGCGACCGCCGCTTCCTGAGTCACGGCGAACCCACCTGGCCCGGTGAGACCATGCTCACCCCGGAGCGGCTTCCCCGTGCCCGGGCCGCCCAGGTGGGCCTGGAGGCCGGCATCCCCGACTGGGCGCGGCACCTGCGCGCGGAGGGGACGCTGCTGTTCGGCGGCGTCGGCTGGGATCCGAGCGGGCAGTGGTCCGCAGAAGTGCTTGATAGCCTCGCGCAGTTCGACGCGTTCGTCTGCAACACCACCGAAGCCATGGCCTACACCCGCACCGACACCCCCACCGGCGCCCTCCGGCAGCTCGCCGAGCGAGTGCCCCTCGCGGTGGTGACCGACGGTCACCGAGGCGCACTCGCCGTCGACGGCACGTCCGGTGAGTTCGTGAACGCAGCCCCCGTCACCAGCCGGGCGGTCGACCCGACCGGTGCCGGCGACACGTTCTTCGCCGGATTCGCCTTCGCCACCCTGGCCGGATGGCCCCTGCGACAGCGGTTACTCTTTGCAAATCTCTGCGCCAGCCAGTCCGTACGCGGCCTGGGCGGCGCGGTGAGCGCGCCGACGTGGGACGACCTCGGCGCCTGGTTCGACGCGACCGACCGGCCGACACAAGGCGCTGCCTTCGGCTTCCTGGGACCCGAGCTGGCCCGACGCCGCTCGACCTCCTCATAA
- a CDS encoding DeoR/GlpR family DNA-binding transcription regulator, translating to MLQRERDRRIIRALRVRGTASAAELARQLGVSAATIRRDLQRLDRDGALTRVYGGAVLDGGRVLDDGTVEAPFEVSEGAEGRTKDALAARAVAELVTDGDVLLLDIGTTTLRVARHLRERDVTVITSSIAVFDELRDDPKVELVLLGGVVRRHYRSLVGSLTESALAQVNADRLFLSCTGIRRDGQVLDNMQVEAAGKQAMIAAAESVVLVAPPSKFPGKGSLRICGLADIDVLVTTEDADQETVEICRQAGGEVLTS from the coding sequence GTGCTGCAGCGCGAGAGAGACCGCCGGATCATCCGTGCCCTGCGTGTTCGGGGCACGGCGTCGGCTGCCGAGCTGGCCCGCCAGCTGGGTGTCAGCGCGGCCACGATCCGTCGCGACCTGCAGCGGCTGGACCGCGACGGCGCCCTCACCAGGGTCTACGGCGGTGCCGTGCTGGACGGCGGCAGGGTGCTCGACGACGGCACCGTGGAGGCGCCGTTCGAGGTGAGCGAGGGCGCGGAGGGCCGGACCAAGGACGCCCTCGCGGCCAGGGCCGTCGCCGAGCTCGTCACCGACGGCGACGTCCTGCTGCTGGACATCGGCACCACGACGCTGCGGGTGGCACGCCACCTGCGGGAGCGGGACGTGACGGTCATCACCAGCAGCATCGCGGTCTTCGACGAGTTGCGCGACGACCCCAAGGTCGAGCTGGTGCTGCTCGGCGGGGTGGTCCGGCGGCACTACCGCTCCCTGGTCGGCTCGCTCACCGAGTCCGCGCTCGCCCAGGTGAACGCGGACCGGTTGTTCCTGTCCTGCACCGGCATCCGCCGGGACGGCCAGGTGCTGGACAACATGCAGGTCGAGGCGGCCGGCAAACAGGCCATGATCGCCGCGGCGGAGTCGGTCGTCCTGGTGGCGCCCCCGTCGAAGTTCCCCGGCAAGGGGTCCCTGCGCATCTGCGGTCTGGCAGACATCGACGTCCTCGTCACCACCGAGGACGCGGATCAAGAAACAGTGGAGATCTGCCGGCAGGCAGGTGGAGAGGTGCTCACATCGTGA
- a CDS encoding 6-phospho-beta-glucosidase encodes MKLAILGGGGFRVPLVYKALLNDTGSPRVTEVALYDQSAQRLEVMRSVLAQLAAGHADAPRVHVTEVLDEAVEGADFIFSAIRVGGLEGRTRDERVALDLGVLGQETTGPGGIAYGLRTIPVMLHIAERVRALAPKAFFINFTNPAGMITEALQRVLGDRVIGICDTPGGLGRRIASSIGLDSSRIQVDYVGLNHLGWIRRLVSDGEDHLPRFLADEHAIAGLEEGEIFGPSWIQAMGVVPNEYLYYYYFNRDAVRSIVAQPSTRGEFLVAQQGEFYAAAGNDPDHALDLWKRTIAHRKALYMAEAKGKRAEDEEPEPLDFEEEAGYEGVALAVMAAIARNEKSTIILNVRNGATLPGLPADATVEVPSLVDANGAHPLATASPDLHQLGLMQQVKAVDRLVIEAATTGSADAALKAFALHPLVDSVTVARDLLRGYVDALPGVAEVLHR; translated from the coding sequence GTGAAACTCGCAATTCTTGGCGGTGGGGGATTCCGCGTTCCGCTCGTCTACAAGGCACTCCTGAACGACACCGGGTCGCCCCGGGTCACCGAGGTGGCGTTGTACGACCAGTCCGCGCAGCGGCTGGAGGTGATGAGGTCCGTGCTGGCGCAACTCGCGGCCGGGCACGCCGACGCACCGCGGGTGCACGTCACCGAGGTCCTCGACGAGGCGGTGGAGGGTGCCGACTTCATCTTCTCCGCCATCCGGGTCGGCGGCCTGGAGGGCCGCACGCGCGACGAGCGGGTGGCGCTCGACCTCGGCGTGCTGGGCCAGGAGACGACCGGGCCGGGCGGCATCGCCTACGGCCTGCGGACCATCCCGGTGATGCTGCACATCGCCGAGCGGGTGCGCGCCCTTGCCCCGAAGGCGTTCTTCATCAACTTCACCAACCCGGCCGGCATGATCACCGAGGCCCTGCAGCGGGTGCTCGGCGATCGGGTCATCGGCATCTGCGACACCCCGGGCGGTCTCGGCCGGCGGATCGCGAGCTCCATCGGGCTGGACTCCTCGCGCATCCAGGTCGACTACGTGGGCCTGAACCACCTGGGCTGGATCCGCCGGCTGGTCAGCGACGGCGAGGACCACCTGCCCCGCTTCCTGGCCGACGAGCACGCGATCGCGGGCCTGGAGGAGGGCGAGATCTTCGGCCCGTCGTGGATCCAGGCGATGGGCGTCGTCCCGAACGAGTACCTGTACTACTACTACTTCAACCGGGACGCGGTGCGCTCGATCGTCGCCCAGCCGTCCACCCGCGGTGAGTTCCTGGTCGCCCAGCAGGGCGAGTTCTACGCCGCCGCGGGCAACGACCCCGACCACGCGCTGGACCTGTGGAAGCGCACCATCGCCCACCGCAAGGCGCTCTACATGGCCGAGGCGAAGGGCAAGCGAGCCGAGGACGAGGAGCCGGAGCCGCTGGACTTCGAGGAGGAGGCGGGCTACGAGGGCGTCGCGCTGGCGGTGATGGCGGCGATCGCGCGCAACGAGAAGTCGACCATCATCCTCAACGTCCGCAACGGCGCGACGCTGCCGGGCCTGCCCGCCGACGCGACCGTGGAGGTGCCCTCCCTGGTCGACGCGAACGGCGCCCACCCGCTGGCCACCGCCTCGCCCGACCTGCACCAGCTCGGCCTGATGCAGCAGGTGAAGGCCGTGGACCGGTTGGTGATCGAGGCCGCGACGACCGGGTCGGCCGACGCCGCGCTGAAGGCGTTCGCGCTGCACCCGCTGGTGGATTCGGTGACCGTCGCGCGCGACCTGCTGCGTGGCTACGTCGACGCGCTGCCTGGTGTCGCCGAGGTCCTGCACCGCTGA
- a CDS encoding KamA family radical SAM protein: protein MSQHVQEQPYDYRARPLREPDWTRLPGWRDVSPAEWESAQWQRAHCVKNVKQLRSVLGDLVAEEFYADLERDQAERATMSMLLPPQMLNTMVPDEVPGTEAFYADPVRRYMLPVFSDRRTDWPSHPRASRDSLHEHEMWVAEGLTHRYPTKVLAELLPTCPQYCGHCTRMDLVGNSTPQVDKLRFSLRPQGRLDAMLDYLRTHPGVRDVVVSGGDVANLPWPRLEAFVAALLEIENIRDIRLASKALMGLPQHWLQDEVRAGMERLAATARSRGVMLAIHTHVNAAQSVTPLVARAAKEMLAAGVRDVRNQGVLMRGVNDTPGRLLDLCFALLDEATITPYYFYMCDMIPFSEHWRVSVREAQRLQHAILGYLPGFATPRIVCDVPYVGKRWVHQVADYDEVRGISYWKKNYRTGIERAGDDALDRTYEYYDPIDVLPEQGRAWWRDQGDDHLRLAAQQAEASRDEARRQVLLDTH, encoded by the coding sequence GTGTCGCAGCACGTCCAGGAGCAGCCGTACGACTACCGCGCTCGCCCACTCCGCGAGCCGGACTGGACCCGGCTGCCCGGCTGGCGCGACGTCAGCCCGGCCGAATGGGAGTCCGCGCAGTGGCAGCGGGCGCACTGCGTGAAGAACGTCAAACAGCTCAGATCGGTCCTCGGCGACCTGGTGGCCGAGGAGTTCTACGCCGACCTGGAACGCGACCAGGCCGAGCGGGCCACGATGTCGATGCTGCTGCCCCCGCAGATGCTGAACACGATGGTGCCGGACGAGGTGCCCGGCACCGAGGCGTTCTACGCCGATCCCGTCCGCCGGTACATGCTCCCGGTCTTCTCCGACCGGCGCACCGACTGGCCGTCCCACCCCCGGGCCTCCCGGGACTCCCTGCACGAGCACGAGATGTGGGTGGCCGAGGGGCTGACCCACCGCTACCCGACGAAGGTGCTGGCCGAACTCCTGCCCACCTGCCCGCAGTACTGCGGCCACTGCACCCGGATGGACCTGGTGGGCAACTCCACGCCGCAGGTGGACAAGCTGCGGTTCTCGCTGCGCCCGCAAGGCCGCCTTGACGCGATGCTGGACTACCTGCGCACCCACCCCGGCGTACGCGACGTGGTGGTGTCCGGCGGCGACGTGGCCAACCTCCCCTGGCCCCGGCTGGAGGCGTTCGTCGCGGCCCTGCTGGAGATCGAGAACATCCGCGACATCCGCCTCGCCAGCAAGGCCCTGATGGGACTGCCGCAGCACTGGCTGCAGGACGAGGTGCGGGCCGGCATGGAGCGCCTGGCCGCCACCGCGCGGTCGCGCGGGGTGATGCTCGCGATCCACACCCACGTCAACGCCGCGCAGTCGGTGACGCCGCTGGTGGCCCGCGCGGCGAAGGAGATGCTGGCCGCCGGGGTGCGCGACGTACGCAACCAGGGCGTGCTGATGCGCGGGGTGAACGACACACCCGGCCGGCTGCTCGACCTGTGCTTCGCGCTGCTCGACGAGGCGACGATCACGCCGTACTACTTCTACATGTGCGACATGATCCCGTTCAGCGAGCACTGGCGGGTCTCGGTGCGCGAGGCGCAGCGGCTCCAGCACGCGATCCTCGGCTACCTGCCGGGCTTCGCGACCCCGCGGATCGTCTGCGACGTGCCGTACGTCGGCAAGCGGTGGGTGCACCAGGTCGCCGACTACGACGAGGTACGTGGCATCAGCTACTGGAAGAAGAACTACCGCACCGGAATCGAACGCGCCGGGGACGACGCGCTGGACCGGACGTACGAGTACTACGACCCGATCGACGTGCTGCCCGAGCAGGGCCGGGCCTGGTGGCGCGACCAGGGCGACGATCACCTGCGGCTGGCCGCCCAGCAGGCCGAGGCGTCACGTGACGAGGCCCGCCGTCAAGTGCTGCTTGACACCCACTGA
- the kdd gene encoding L-erythro-3,5-diaminohexanoate dehydrogenase: MSDQRSTRSVPVGESAARPAGSPIGLHRVLEPAGALPQAATRLDTRPELWPDEVRVRVERLNLDAASYRQLRVAHGGDGAAVRRAVAEIVRAGGKMHNPVTGSGGMLVGTVEEAGPASPLGLAPGDRIATLVSLTLTPLVIEDDLAGWDGLGEQVPCSGYAILFGRSIAAKLPADLPAPLSLAVLDVCGAPALTARVVAEYANRAGGEGGAGRTAPTVCVVGAAGKSGSLSLAAARRAGAVRTIGVVPVDSEARALERAGLADEVRIADARDPVALAEAVEKAGGPADVTVVCVDVPGCEGGAVLATAAGGTVIFFSMATSFSAAALGAEGLAADVTMLVGNGYVPGHAAYALDLLRAEDGVRALFEARMDA, translated from the coding sequence GTGTCCGACCAGAGGTCCACCCGGTCCGTCCCGGTTGGGGAGTCGGCCGCGCGTCCGGCCGGTTCGCCGATCGGCCTGCACCGGGTGCTCGAGCCCGCGGGCGCGCTGCCCCAGGCGGCCACCCGGCTGGACACCCGTCCCGAGTTGTGGCCGGACGAGGTGCGGGTCCGGGTGGAGCGGCTCAACCTGGACGCCGCGTCCTACCGTCAACTGCGGGTTGCGCACGGTGGCGACGGCGCCGCCGTCCGCCGCGCGGTGGCCGAGATCGTCCGGGCCGGCGGCAAGATGCACAACCCCGTCACCGGGTCCGGCGGGATGCTGGTCGGCACCGTGGAGGAGGCCGGGCCCGCCTCGCCACTGGGGCTGGCGCCGGGAGACCGGATCGCCACCCTGGTCTCGCTGACCCTGACGCCGCTGGTGATCGAGGACGACCTGGCCGGCTGGGACGGCCTCGGCGAGCAGGTGCCCTGCTCGGGGTACGCGATCCTGTTCGGCCGGTCGATCGCCGCGAAGCTGCCGGCCGACCTGCCCGCGCCGCTGTCCCTCGCCGTCCTGGACGTGTGCGGCGCGCCGGCGCTGACCGCCCGGGTGGTTGCCGAGTACGCGAACCGGGCCGGTGGCGAGGGCGGCGCCGGTCGTACGGCGCCCACGGTGTGTGTCGTCGGTGCCGCCGGCAAGTCCGGGTCGCTGTCCCTGGCCGCCGCCCGGCGGGCCGGAGCGGTGCGCACCATCGGGGTCGTACCGGTGGACAGCGAGGCGCGGGCGCTGGAACGCGCCGGGCTGGCCGACGAGGTGAGGATCGCCGACGCCCGCGACCCGGTCGCGCTCGCGGAGGCGGTGGAGAAGGCCGGCGGTCCGGCCGACGTGACGGTCGTCTGCGTGGACGTCCCCGGTTGCGAGGGCGGCGCGGTCCTCGCCACCGCGGCCGGCGGGACGGTGATCTTCTTCTCCATGGCCACGTCCTTCAGCGCTGCCGCGCTGGGTGCGGAGGGGCTGGCCGCCGACGTGACGATGCTGGTCGGCAACGGCTACGTGCCCGGGCACGCTGCGTACGCGCTCGACCTGCTGCGCGCCGAGGACGGGGTCCGGGCGCTGTTCGAGGCCAGGATGGACGCATGA
- a CDS encoding amidohydrolase has protein sequence MTFLPRDPRPRRVLLRGGPILTGTADSGDQDGPATAMGIEAGTVRFVGSAAEAETWAAGADEIVELAGRMVTPAFVDAHVHVSQTGLRLSGLDLAAAGSRTDVLDAVARHARTRADAVLLGFGWDETTWADPELPTAAELDRAAPGRPVYLARVDVHSGLVSGALYDRAPAMAAEPGWDGSGRVEREAHHVARDAAAALVTDAQRTTAIEAALAAAAAAGLGSLHEMSAPHVNAAGDLAVLARIAVEPPSVRVVTYWGELASTGGVERALELGCRGAAGDLCADGAFGSRTAALTSPYADLPGHTGHGYLDADEIAAHVVACTEAGLQAGFHCIGDAAVTAVVEGLRLAEKRVGADRLTRARHRLEHVELVTAEQTYDLARWGVVVSGQPAFDAAWGGTDGMYATRLGTDRALAANPWATLRQAGVTLAFGSDAPVTPFDPWGGVRAAAWHHNEAERIGVADAFAAHTRGGHHAAGDEGGVLAPGAEATYAVWDGAVWGDDRGSLPDLRPGAPLPTCVRTVVAGEVVFDGEKPGGDQPDREQA, from the coding sequence ATGACTTTTCTGCCTCGCGACCCCCGCCCGCGCCGCGTCCTCCTGCGTGGCGGCCCGATCCTCACCGGCACCGCGGATTCCGGTGACCAGGACGGCCCGGCCACCGCCATGGGGATCGAGGCCGGCACGGTCCGGTTCGTCGGCAGCGCGGCCGAGGCGGAGACCTGGGCGGCCGGCGCGGACGAGATCGTCGAGCTCGCCGGACGGATGGTCACCCCCGCCTTCGTCGACGCGCACGTGCACGTCTCCCAGACCGGGCTGCGGCTGTCCGGCCTGGACCTCGCCGCCGCCGGATCCCGTACGGACGTGCTGGACGCGGTGGCCCGGCACGCCCGCACCCGCGCCGACGCGGTGCTGCTCGGCTTCGGGTGGGACGAGACCACCTGGGCCGACCCCGAGCTGCCGACGGCCGCCGAGCTCGACCGGGCGGCACCCGGCCGGCCCGTCTACCTCGCCCGGGTCGACGTGCACTCCGGCCTGGTGTCCGGCGCGTTGTACGACCGCGCGCCCGCGATGGCGGCCGAGCCCGGCTGGGACGGATCCGGGCGGGTCGAGCGCGAGGCGCACCACGTCGCCCGCGACGCCGCGGCCGCGCTGGTCACCGACGCGCAGCGCACGACCGCGATCGAGGCCGCCCTGGCCGCCGCGGCCGCCGCCGGGCTGGGCAGCCTGCACGAGATGTCGGCACCGCACGTCAACGCCGCCGGCGACCTGGCCGTCCTCGCCCGGATCGCGGTCGAGCCGCCGTCGGTGCGGGTGGTGACGTACTGGGGAGAGCTGGCGAGTACGGGCGGGGTGGAACGGGCCCTGGAGCTGGGCTGTCGTGGCGCGGCCGGCGACCTGTGCGCCGACGGCGCGTTCGGCTCGCGGACCGCCGCGTTGACCTCGCCGTACGCCGACCTGCCCGGGCACACCGGGCACGGCTACCTCGACGCCGACGAGATCGCCGCGCACGTGGTCGCCTGCACCGAGGCCGGCCTGCAGGCGGGCTTCCACTGCATCGGCGACGCGGCCGTCACCGCGGTGGTCGAGGGCCTGCGGCTGGCCGAGAAGAGGGTCGGCGCGGACCGGCTGACCCGGGCGCGGCACCGGCTCGAGCACGTCGAACTGGTCACCGCCGAGCAGACGTACGACCTGGCCCGCTGGGGTGTGGTGGTCAGCGGCCAGCCGGCGTTCGACGCGGCCTGGGGCGGGACCGACGGCATGTACGCCACCAGGCTGGGCACCGACCGGGCGCTCGCCGCCAATCCGTGGGCGACGTTGCGGCAGGCCGGGGTGACGTTGGCGTTCGGCTCCGACGCGCCGGTGACGCCGTTCGACCCGTGGGGCGGGGTCCGGGCGGCGGCCTGGCACCACAACGAGGCCGAGCGGATCGGCGTGGCGGACGCGTTCGCCGCGCACACCCGCGGCGGCCACCACGCGGCCGGAGACGAGGGTGGCGTGCTGGCGCCGGGAGCCGAGGCGACGTACGCCGTCTGGGACGGCGCGGTGTGGGGTGACGACCGCGGGAGCCTGCCGGACCTGCGTCCGGGAGCGCCGCTGCCCACCTGCGTCCGCACGGTCGTGGCCGGTGAGGTCGTGTTCGACGGGGAGAAACCAGGCGGGGACCAGCCAGACAGGGAGCAGGCATGA